The following proteins are encoded in a genomic region of Primulina huaijiensis isolate GDHJ02 chromosome 3, ASM1229523v2, whole genome shotgun sequence:
- the LOC140973364 gene encoding mediator of RNA polymerase II transcription subunit 33A-like isoform X1 has translation MTAAAASGSQRTWDCVLDLTKAAQERGTDPLIWVMQMSSTLNAAGMSLPSIEVAELLVSHICWSNNVPIAWKFLEKALTIRVVPPMLVLALLSTRVIPGRRWHPVAYRLYMELLKRYSFSLPSLINGPNYHKVMESINEVLQFYQMFGVQSSEPGLLVVEFIFALVWELLDASLDDEGLLELTPEKKSRWPIKSQDMEIDYVDSFDGKRRESQAALSKINTVMAVEIIADLFQNKVTSQILFLARRNMPMHWGCFIQHLRLLAANSSSLRNSKIISPESLLQLTSDTRQILLRECRTNSRQQFHTVMARSPLCSASLSHGTVQSEQWLPIDLYLEDAMDGIQVLTTSAAETLADLVKSLQAVNQTTWQDTFLGLWVAALRLVQRERNPSEGPVPRLDTCLCMLLSVVVLAVVHIVKEDEVILVTETQQSSYNKKKDVPPVGKYHQDLVSSLQRLDDFEGLLCPPPLISSLANQAAAKALVFLSGLTVGSANIDCINLNDIPLNFPGDLRHLIVESCIARNVLDTSAYLWPGYVKGPCNQTPRSVAGQMPAWSSLMKGSPLTPIIVNTLVSTPATSLVELERLYEIAVSSSDDQKISAAKIFCGASLSRGWNVQEHTATFITRLLSPAAPTDFSGSESNLIGYAPFLNVLLVGISSIDSVQIFSLHGLAPQLAASLMPICEVFGSCAPNMLWTLNAGEEISSHAVFSNAFSLLLRFWRFDKPPLDNVMGDFTPVRSRLTPEYLLLVRNSQLASSENPPNNHNKTSGMSRLSCPSLTEPIVMDSFPKLKCWYRQHQECIASILSALVPGNYVHQIAEALLNMMFRKMYRGGQPLTPPTSGSSSSSASGTDDSSFCLKLPAWDILEAVPFVLDAALTACAHGQLSPRDLTTGLKDLADFLPASLATIVSYFSAEVTRGLWKPAFMNGSDWPSPAANLSIIEERINRTLAATGVNVPCLSVGGSSAVTIPLPLAALVSLTITYKLDKSTDRFLNLVGPALSNLGICCPWPCMSIIAALWTQKVKRWADFLVFSASKAVFHHNSDAAVQLLKVCFTTAVGLKSSPVVSNGGVGALLGHGFGSHVIGGLSAVAPGLLYLRVHPAVRNVMFMTEEIVCILVHTVRDIANSGVSAEKMEDLKKTKYGMKYGQVSLASAMMKIKIAASLAASLVWITGGLNLVQLLIKETLPSWLISSIHSSEKSDKEQGGVVAMMCGYALAYFTLFIGTFAWGVDLASPASKRRPQVLEKHLEFLASALDGKISVGCNKATWRAYVTGYISLMVCCTPAWMLEIDVEVLKRVSQGLKQWKEEELAVALLVISGPRAMAAAAEMIIETGF, from the exons ATGACGGCGGCGGCTGCGTCGGGGTCGCAGAGGACATGGGATTGCGTCTTGGACTTGACGAAGGCGGCTCAGGAGAGGGGCACAGACCCATTGATATGGGTCATGCAGATGTCGTCGACTCTTAATGCCGCCGGGATGTCCTTGCCCTCTATCGAAGTGGCGGAGCTCCTTGTCTCTCACATTTGCTGGTCAAACAACGTCCCCATAGCATGGAAGTTCCTCGAGAAGGCTTTAACTATTCGTGTTGTTCCTCCCATGCTGGTTCTCGCCCTTCTTTCCACTAG GGTAATTCCGGGTAGGAGGTGGCATCCAGTCGCATATAGATTGTATATGGAGCTTCTTAAAAGATATTCCTTTTCACTGCCGTCCCTAATTAATGGTCCCAATTATCACAA GGTTATGGAGTCCATAAACGAGGTCCTCCAATTTTATCAGATGTTTGGAGTGCAGTCCTCTGAACCAGGGCTTCTTGTTGTTGAGTTTATATTTGCACTTGTATGGGAGCTTCTTGATGCATCTCTTGATGATGAAGGTCTGTTAGAACTCACGCCTGAAAAGAAATCTAGGTGGCCAATCAAGAGTCAAGATATGGAAATAGACTATGTTGATAGCTTTGATGGGAAGAGAAGGGAAAGTCAGGCAGCATTAAGTAAAATTAATACTGTTATGGCTGTTGAAATAATTGCTGACCTTTTTCAGAACAAAGTGACTTCCCAAATCCTTTTTTTGGCTCGTCGAAACAT GCCAATGCATTGGGGATGCTTCATTCAACATTTGAGACTGCTTGCTGCAAATTCATCGTCATTAAGAAACTCAAAGATTATCTCTCCAGAGTCACTCTTGCAGTTAACATCTGATACACGTCAAATCTTGCTTCGTGAATGCCGAACAAACTCACGACAACAGTTTCACACAGTTATGGCCAGGTCACCTTTGTGTTCTGCTAGCCTATCTCATGGTACTGTTCAATCAGAACAGTGGCTTCCAATAGATCTTTATTTAGAAGATGCAATGGATGGAATTCAAGTGTTGACAACTAGTGCTGCTGAAACTCTTGCAG ATTTAGTCAAGTCTCTCCAGGCTGTGAATCAGACCACTTGGCAGGATACGTTTCTGGGTTTATGGGTTGCGGCTTTACGGCTTGTTCAGAGA GAGAGGAATCCAAGTGAGGGTCCTGTTCCTCGCCTTGACACTTGTTTGTGTATGCTATTGTCTGTCGTGGTACTTGCAGTTGTTCATATTGTTAAAGAGGATGAGGTTATATTGGTTACTGAGACTCAGCAAAGctcctacaataaaaaaaaagatgtaCCACCCGTGGGAAAGTATCATCAAGACTTGGTTTCCAGCCTTCAACGGTTGGATGATTTTGAAGGATTGTTGTGTCCTCCACCACTTATTAGTTCACTGGCTAATCAAGCTGCTGCAAAAGCATTGGTGTTCCTTTCTGGCCTTACAGTTGGCAGTGCAAACATTGATTGCATTAACTTGAATGACATTCCCTTGAATTTCC CTGGGGACCTTCGGCACCTCATTGTTGAGTCTTGCATTGCTAGAAATGTTTTGGACACATCAGCATACTTATGGCCTGGATATGTAAAAGGTCCTTGCAACCAAACTCCTCGAAGCGTTGCTGGTCAAATGCCTGCTTGGTCCTCATTAATGAAAGGGTCACCTTTAACTCCTATTATCGTAAACACATTGGTATCAACTCCTGCTACGAG TTTAGTAGAGCTTGAGAGATTGTACGAGATTGCTGTCAGCAGTTCAGATGACCAGAAGATTTCTGCTGCAAAAATATTCTGTGGGGCTTCCCTTAGTCGAGGTTGGAATGTACAG GAGCATACTGCCACTTTCATCACCAGATTGCTTTCACCTGCTGCTCCTACAGATTTTTCTGGAAGCGAGAGCAATTTGATAGGCTATGCTCCATTTCTGAACGTTCTTCTTGTCGGAATATCTTCTATCGATAGTGTCCAGATATTTTCCTTGCACGGCTTG GCTCCTCAGCTTGCTGCTTCGTTGATGCCAATCTGTGAGGTCTTTGGTTCATGTGCACCCAATATGTTGTGGACTCTAAATGCCGGCGAGGAAATTTCTTCCCATGCTGTATTTTCAAACGCATTTTCTCTGCTGTTGAGGTTTTGGAGATTTGATAAACCACCTCTGGATAATGTGATGGGAGATTTCACCCCAGTCAGATCCCGTTTAACTCCCGAATATCTCTTATTGGTTCGCAATTCCCAGTTAGCATCATCGGAGAATCCAccaaataatcataataaaacCAGTGGAATGTCAAGATTGTCATGTCCATCTTTGACCGAGCCCATAGTCATGGATTCTTTTCCAAAATTAAAGTGTTGGTACAGGCAGCATCAGGAATGTATTGCTTCTATTCTTTCTGCTCTGGTTCCTGGAAATTATGTTCATCAGATTGCTGAGGCTCtcttaaacatgatgtttaGAAAAATGTACAGAGGTGGTCAGCCACTTACTCCTCCAACTTCTGGAAGCAGCAGCTCATCTGCATCTGGAACTGATGATTCTTCTTTTTGTCTTAAATTACCTGCGTGGGATATTCTTGAGGCAGTTCCTTTTGTACTTGATGCCGCCCTTACTGCTTGTGCCCATGGGCAACTCTCCCCGCGTGACCTGACCACTG GGCTCAAAGATCTTGCTGATTTTCTTCCTGCTTCTTTGGCGACAATCGTAAGTTACTTTTCAGCGGAAGTGACTCGGGGTCTTTGGAAGCCCGCTTTCATGAATGGATCAGACTGGCCGAGCCCTGCTGCAAATTTATCCATAATTGAAGAACGGATAAACAGAACTTTAGCTGCTACTGGAGTTAATGTCCCATGTCTTTCTGTAG GAGGAAGCTCTGCAGTGACTATTCCATTACCCCTGGCAGCACTTGTTAGCCTCACGATAACCTATAAACTCGACAAATCTACCGATCGTTTTCTAAACTTGGTTGGCCCAGCCTTGAGCAATCTAGGCATATGTTGTCCGTGGCCATGTATGTCAATAATAGCTGCTTTATGGACTCAAAAAGTAAAGCGTTGGGCCGACTTTCTCGTCTTCTCTGCCTCAAAAGCTGTGTTCCACCACAATAGTGATGCTGCGGTTCAACTCCTAAAAGTCTGCTTCACAACTGCAGTTGGACTAAAGTCTTCACCTGTGGTGAGCAATGGTGGGGTTGGTGCTCTTCTGGGCCATGGCTTCGGTTCCCATGTTATCGGTGGCTTATCTGCTGTTGCCCCTGGATTACTCTACTTACGAGTTCATCCAGCTGTTAGAAATGTTATGTTTATGACCGAAGAAATTGTATGTATTCTGGTGCACACAGTCAGAGACATTGCAAATAGTGGGGTCTCGGCAGAGAAAATGGAGGATCTGAAGAAAACCAAATACGGTATGAAATACGGCCAGGTATCTCTTGCTTCTGCAATGATGAAGATTAAGATCGCAGCTTCCCTGGCTGCTTCTTTGGTATGGATTACAGGTGGTCTAAATTTGGTTCAATTGTTAATAAAAGAAACTCTTCCTTCTTGGTTGATATCATCAATCCACTCGTCAGAAAAGAGTGATAAGGAACAAGGAGGAGTGGTTGCTATGATGTGTGGTTATGCTCTTGCATACTTCACCTTATTCATTGGAACATTTGCTTGGGGCGTGGATTTGGCATCACCTGCATCTAAACGACGACCCCAGGTTCTTGAAAAACACCTGGAATTCCTAGCAAGTGCCCTGGATGGTAAAATATCTGTTGGCTGTAACAAAGCAACATGGAGGGCGTATGTAACAGGATACATAAGTTTGATGGTGTGCTGTACCCCTGCTTGGATGCTTGAAATTGACGTGGAAGTTTTGAAGAGAGTTAGCCAGGGACTTAAACAGTGGAAAGAGGAGGAACTGGCTGTGGCCCTTCTGGTAATCAGCGGGCCTCGTGCTATGGCTGCCGCTGCTGAAATGATCATAGAAACTGGATTCTGA
- the LOC140973363 gene encoding uncharacterized protein, translated as MVELCLMASQCYPPDLGLVLHPEQGFKRILKDFQHCLPCHGSNQDIISPLTLKSTSGFDCNCVVRSGSNILRPALIDGVQGIHQDSVLFSSGIAEQCARHEKILKLLASGLIGVEGGLLDMSLLYDMVWSQPFLADFPLLTSHSRSLVNDSETQQFLLYPPKELYLDEPVVEIPRDFRSCTESSFNSDGQLMRGSYTTEINDIISLISDIYLTKTTNKSFRQTMLVPYFERRKRASINSNAAKLPTEKVGSLKSHNKVKEKATQKKIRTKTNIERDTSYVHACEILLSILIYKNQPGRNALQSLKKSSPELPQLLTRFSASIAGTGIAVIVAVVCRVACSSAPFCASKILSMGFGLGLISLSWAVHNLRDTVISIGKASGKSGVNDEKMMDLLEINLKDIYFRVVALMAVAVLRLV; from the exons ATGGTGGAGCTTTGTTTGATGGCTTCGCAGTGCTACCCTCCTGATTTAGGTCTTGTTCTCCATCCGGAACAGGGTTTCAAGAGGATCTTAAAG GACTTTCAACACTGTCTCCCCTGTCACGGATCAAATCAAGATATCATTAGTCCCCTCACCTTAAAATCCACTAGTGGATTTGATTGTAACTGCGTTGTGAGGAGTGGCTCAAACATTTTAAGACCGGCACTCATTGACGGTGTACAAG GGATTCATCAAGACTCGGTACTTTTTAGCTCTGGTATTGCTGAGCAATGTGCCAGGCACGAAAAGATCTTGAAGTTACTGGCATCTGGATTAATAGGAGTGGAAGGAGGTTTACTCGATATGTCCTTGCTCTATGATATGGTGTGGTCTCAACCATTCTTAGCGGATTTTCCACTTCTTACTTCTCATTCTCGAAGCCTCGTCAACGATTCCGAGACTCAGCAGTTTCTCTTATACCCACCCAAGGAATTGTACTTAGATGAACCTGTGGTGGAAATACCAAGGGATTTTCGCAGCTGTACTGAAAGTTCATTTAACTCGGATGGCCAACTAATGCGTGGTTCATACACGACTGAGATAAATGATATAATTTCATTGATCTCCGACATTTATTTAACGAAGACCACAAATAAATCCTTTAGACAGACAATGTTGGTCCCTTACTTTGAGAG GCGTAAAAGAGCGAGCATCAACTCTAATGCAGCAAAGCTTCCAACCGAGAAAGTTGGGTCTTTAAAAAG CCACAACAAGGTGAAGGAAAAGGCAACACAAAAGAAGATCAGAACAAAAACCAACATAGAGAGAGACACCAGTTATGTTCATGCGTGTGAAATTCTTTTGTCAATACTCATCTACAAAAATCAACCTGGTAGAAACGCACTCCAATCATTGAAGAAATCTAGTCCAGAACTGCCTCAACTTCTGACTCGATTCTCTGCCAGCATCGCTGGGACCGGAATTGCTGTCATTGTAGCGGTAGTCTGCAGAGTTGCTTGTAGTAGTGCTCCCTTCTGTGCATCTAAGATTTTGAGCATGGGATTTGGGTTGGGACTTATTTCGCTTTCGTGGGCGGTCCATAATCTGAGAGATACAGTTATATCTATTGGCAAAGCATCTGGTAAGTCGGgtgtaaatgatgagaaaatGATGGATCTTTTGGAAATAAATTTgaaggatatatatttcagAGTCGTGGCGTTAATGGCAGTTGCTGTGCTGAGGCTAGTGTGA
- the LOC140973364 gene encoding mediator of RNA polymerase II transcription subunit 33A-like isoform X2 has protein sequence MVPIITISNFRVMESINEVLQFYQMFGVQSSEPGLLVVEFIFALVWELLDASLDDEGLLELTPEKKSRWPIKSQDMEIDYVDSFDGKRRESQAALSKINTVMAVEIIADLFQNKVTSQILFLARRNMPMHWGCFIQHLRLLAANSSSLRNSKIISPESLLQLTSDTRQILLRECRTNSRQQFHTVMARSPLCSASLSHGTVQSEQWLPIDLYLEDAMDGIQVLTTSAAETLADLVKSLQAVNQTTWQDTFLGLWVAALRLVQRERNPSEGPVPRLDTCLCMLLSVVVLAVVHIVKEDEVILVTETQQSSYNKKKDVPPVGKYHQDLVSSLQRLDDFEGLLCPPPLISSLANQAAAKALVFLSGLTVGSANIDCINLNDIPLNFPGDLRHLIVESCIARNVLDTSAYLWPGYVKGPCNQTPRSVAGQMPAWSSLMKGSPLTPIIVNTLVSTPATSLVELERLYEIAVSSSDDQKISAAKIFCGASLSRGWNVQEHTATFITRLLSPAAPTDFSGSESNLIGYAPFLNVLLVGISSIDSVQIFSLHGLAPQLAASLMPICEVFGSCAPNMLWTLNAGEEISSHAVFSNAFSLLLRFWRFDKPPLDNVMGDFTPVRSRLTPEYLLLVRNSQLASSENPPNNHNKTSGMSRLSCPSLTEPIVMDSFPKLKCWYRQHQECIASILSALVPGNYVHQIAEALLNMMFRKMYRGGQPLTPPTSGSSSSSASGTDDSSFCLKLPAWDILEAVPFVLDAALTACAHGQLSPRDLTTGLKDLADFLPASLATIVSYFSAEVTRGLWKPAFMNGSDWPSPAANLSIIEERINRTLAATGVNVPCLSVGGSSAVTIPLPLAALVSLTITYKLDKSTDRFLNLVGPALSNLGICCPWPCMSIIAALWTQKVKRWADFLVFSASKAVFHHNSDAAVQLLKVCFTTAVGLKSSPVVSNGGVGALLGHGFGSHVIGGLSAVAPGLLYLRVHPAVRNVMFMTEEIVCILVHTVRDIANSGVSAEKMEDLKKTKYGMKYGQVSLASAMMKIKIAASLAASLVWITGGLNLVQLLIKETLPSWLISSIHSSEKSDKEQGGVVAMMCGYALAYFTLFIGTFAWGVDLASPASKRRPQVLEKHLEFLASALDGKISVGCNKATWRAYVTGYISLMVCCTPAWMLEIDVEVLKRVSQGLKQWKEEELAVALLVISGPRAMAAAAEMIIETGF, from the exons ATGGTCCCAATTATCACAA TATCCAATTTCAGGGTTATGGAGTCCATAAACGAGGTCCTCCAATTTTATCAGATGTTTGGAGTGCAGTCCTCTGAACCAGGGCTTCTTGTTGTTGAGTTTATATTTGCACTTGTATGGGAGCTTCTTGATGCATCTCTTGATGATGAAGGTCTGTTAGAACTCACGCCTGAAAAGAAATCTAGGTGGCCAATCAAGAGTCAAGATATGGAAATAGACTATGTTGATAGCTTTGATGGGAAGAGAAGGGAAAGTCAGGCAGCATTAAGTAAAATTAATACTGTTATGGCTGTTGAAATAATTGCTGACCTTTTTCAGAACAAAGTGACTTCCCAAATCCTTTTTTTGGCTCGTCGAAACAT GCCAATGCATTGGGGATGCTTCATTCAACATTTGAGACTGCTTGCTGCAAATTCATCGTCATTAAGAAACTCAAAGATTATCTCTCCAGAGTCACTCTTGCAGTTAACATCTGATACACGTCAAATCTTGCTTCGTGAATGCCGAACAAACTCACGACAACAGTTTCACACAGTTATGGCCAGGTCACCTTTGTGTTCTGCTAGCCTATCTCATGGTACTGTTCAATCAGAACAGTGGCTTCCAATAGATCTTTATTTAGAAGATGCAATGGATGGAATTCAAGTGTTGACAACTAGTGCTGCTGAAACTCTTGCAG ATTTAGTCAAGTCTCTCCAGGCTGTGAATCAGACCACTTGGCAGGATACGTTTCTGGGTTTATGGGTTGCGGCTTTACGGCTTGTTCAGAGA GAGAGGAATCCAAGTGAGGGTCCTGTTCCTCGCCTTGACACTTGTTTGTGTATGCTATTGTCTGTCGTGGTACTTGCAGTTGTTCATATTGTTAAAGAGGATGAGGTTATATTGGTTACTGAGACTCAGCAAAGctcctacaataaaaaaaaagatgtaCCACCCGTGGGAAAGTATCATCAAGACTTGGTTTCCAGCCTTCAACGGTTGGATGATTTTGAAGGATTGTTGTGTCCTCCACCACTTATTAGTTCACTGGCTAATCAAGCTGCTGCAAAAGCATTGGTGTTCCTTTCTGGCCTTACAGTTGGCAGTGCAAACATTGATTGCATTAACTTGAATGACATTCCCTTGAATTTCC CTGGGGACCTTCGGCACCTCATTGTTGAGTCTTGCATTGCTAGAAATGTTTTGGACACATCAGCATACTTATGGCCTGGATATGTAAAAGGTCCTTGCAACCAAACTCCTCGAAGCGTTGCTGGTCAAATGCCTGCTTGGTCCTCATTAATGAAAGGGTCACCTTTAACTCCTATTATCGTAAACACATTGGTATCAACTCCTGCTACGAG TTTAGTAGAGCTTGAGAGATTGTACGAGATTGCTGTCAGCAGTTCAGATGACCAGAAGATTTCTGCTGCAAAAATATTCTGTGGGGCTTCCCTTAGTCGAGGTTGGAATGTACAG GAGCATACTGCCACTTTCATCACCAGATTGCTTTCACCTGCTGCTCCTACAGATTTTTCTGGAAGCGAGAGCAATTTGATAGGCTATGCTCCATTTCTGAACGTTCTTCTTGTCGGAATATCTTCTATCGATAGTGTCCAGATATTTTCCTTGCACGGCTTG GCTCCTCAGCTTGCTGCTTCGTTGATGCCAATCTGTGAGGTCTTTGGTTCATGTGCACCCAATATGTTGTGGACTCTAAATGCCGGCGAGGAAATTTCTTCCCATGCTGTATTTTCAAACGCATTTTCTCTGCTGTTGAGGTTTTGGAGATTTGATAAACCACCTCTGGATAATGTGATGGGAGATTTCACCCCAGTCAGATCCCGTTTAACTCCCGAATATCTCTTATTGGTTCGCAATTCCCAGTTAGCATCATCGGAGAATCCAccaaataatcataataaaacCAGTGGAATGTCAAGATTGTCATGTCCATCTTTGACCGAGCCCATAGTCATGGATTCTTTTCCAAAATTAAAGTGTTGGTACAGGCAGCATCAGGAATGTATTGCTTCTATTCTTTCTGCTCTGGTTCCTGGAAATTATGTTCATCAGATTGCTGAGGCTCtcttaaacatgatgtttaGAAAAATGTACAGAGGTGGTCAGCCACTTACTCCTCCAACTTCTGGAAGCAGCAGCTCATCTGCATCTGGAACTGATGATTCTTCTTTTTGTCTTAAATTACCTGCGTGGGATATTCTTGAGGCAGTTCCTTTTGTACTTGATGCCGCCCTTACTGCTTGTGCCCATGGGCAACTCTCCCCGCGTGACCTGACCACTG GGCTCAAAGATCTTGCTGATTTTCTTCCTGCTTCTTTGGCGACAATCGTAAGTTACTTTTCAGCGGAAGTGACTCGGGGTCTTTGGAAGCCCGCTTTCATGAATGGATCAGACTGGCCGAGCCCTGCTGCAAATTTATCCATAATTGAAGAACGGATAAACAGAACTTTAGCTGCTACTGGAGTTAATGTCCCATGTCTTTCTGTAG GAGGAAGCTCTGCAGTGACTATTCCATTACCCCTGGCAGCACTTGTTAGCCTCACGATAACCTATAAACTCGACAAATCTACCGATCGTTTTCTAAACTTGGTTGGCCCAGCCTTGAGCAATCTAGGCATATGTTGTCCGTGGCCATGTATGTCAATAATAGCTGCTTTATGGACTCAAAAAGTAAAGCGTTGGGCCGACTTTCTCGTCTTCTCTGCCTCAAAAGCTGTGTTCCACCACAATAGTGATGCTGCGGTTCAACTCCTAAAAGTCTGCTTCACAACTGCAGTTGGACTAAAGTCTTCACCTGTGGTGAGCAATGGTGGGGTTGGTGCTCTTCTGGGCCATGGCTTCGGTTCCCATGTTATCGGTGGCTTATCTGCTGTTGCCCCTGGATTACTCTACTTACGAGTTCATCCAGCTGTTAGAAATGTTATGTTTATGACCGAAGAAATTGTATGTATTCTGGTGCACACAGTCAGAGACATTGCAAATAGTGGGGTCTCGGCAGAGAAAATGGAGGATCTGAAGAAAACCAAATACGGTATGAAATACGGCCAGGTATCTCTTGCTTCTGCAATGATGAAGATTAAGATCGCAGCTTCCCTGGCTGCTTCTTTGGTATGGATTACAGGTGGTCTAAATTTGGTTCAATTGTTAATAAAAGAAACTCTTCCTTCTTGGTTGATATCATCAATCCACTCGTCAGAAAAGAGTGATAAGGAACAAGGAGGAGTGGTTGCTATGATGTGTGGTTATGCTCTTGCATACTTCACCTTATTCATTGGAACATTTGCTTGGGGCGTGGATTTGGCATCACCTGCATCTAAACGACGACCCCAGGTTCTTGAAAAACACCTGGAATTCCTAGCAAGTGCCCTGGATGGTAAAATATCTGTTGGCTGTAACAAAGCAACATGGAGGGCGTATGTAACAGGATACATAAGTTTGATGGTGTGCTGTACCCCTGCTTGGATGCTTGAAATTGACGTGGAAGTTTTGAAGAGAGTTAGCCAGGGACTTAAACAGTGGAAAGAGGAGGAACTGGCTGTGGCCCTTCTGGTAATCAGCGGGCCTCGTGCTATGGCTGCCGCTGCTGAAATGATCATAGAAACTGGATTCTGA